A genomic segment from Malaclemys terrapin pileata isolate rMalTer1 chromosome 1, rMalTer1.hap1, whole genome shotgun sequence encodes:
- the LOC128832174 gene encoding olfactory receptor 52K1-like yields MLLQGNLSAPNGTGSDPSVFFLTGIPGLEALHPWISIPFCSMFTVALLGNCTLLYVIKTEPSLHKPMFYFLAMLAVIDLVLSTTTVPKILSIFWFNSREISFNGCLVQMFFILSFCTLESGLLLAMAFDRYVAICNPLRYATILTNSVIAKIGLVALARAVLPAVPLPFLMRRLPFCQSHVISHCYCEHMAVVKLACAETRFNNIYGIIVTVFIVGLDLMFIVLSYIKVLRAVLSLASKEEQLKAFSTCGSHLCAILVFYIPVVLSSTVHRFGRHVAPYVHILLSNFYILFPPMMNPIVYGVKTKQIRIRVLLLF; encoded by the coding sequence ATGCTCCTGCAGGGCAACCTGTCAGCTCCCAATGGCACAGGCTCTGATCCGTCCGTGTTCTTCCTGACGGGCATCCCGGGGCTGGAAGCTCTGCACccctggatctccatccccttctgctcgATGTTCACCGTGGCCCTTCTAGGAAACTGCACCCTCTTGTATGTTATCAAGACAGAGCCCTCCCTACACAAGCCCATGTTCTATTTCCTCGCCATGCTGGCCGTCATCGACCTGGTTTTATCCACAACCACCGTGCCGAAAatactgagcatcttctggtttaaTTCCAGGGAGATCAGCTTTAACGGCTGCCTGGTACAGATGTTTTTCATTCTCTCGTTCTGCACCCTGGAGTCTGGTCTGCTGCTGGCCATGGCCTTTGACAGGTACGTGGCCATCTGCAACCCCCTGAGGTACGCCACCATCCTGACCAATTCAGTGATAGCAAAGATCGGGCTGGTGGCTTTGGCTCGGGCTGTTCTGCCAGCAGTCCCTTTGCCCTTCCTCATGAGGAGGCTGCCCTTCTGCCAGTCCCACGTCATCTCCCATTGCTACTGTGAGCACATGGccgtggtgaagctggcctgtgcCGAAACCAGGTTCAATAACATCTATGGGATCATCGTAACTGTCTTCATCGTGGGGCTGGATCTGATGTTCATCGTCCTGTCATACATCAAGGTTCTAAGGGCTGTCTTAAGCCTGGCGTCCAAGGAAGAGCAGCTCAAGGCTTTCAGCACCTGTGGCTCCCATCTTTGCGCCATCTTAGTATTCTACATCCCCGTGGTCCTCTCCTCAACAGTACACAGGTTCGGGCGCCATGTCGCCCCGTACGTACACATCCTGCTGTCCAATTTCTACATCCTCTTTCCTCCCATGATGAACCCCATCGTGTACGGTGTGAAAACCAAACAGATTCGCATCCGAGTGCTTCTCCTGTTCTGA
- the LOC128832179 gene encoding olfactory receptor 52K1-like, with amino-acid sequence MLLQGNLSAPNGSGSDPSVFFLTGIPGLEALHPWISLPFCSMFTMALLGNCTLLYVIKTEPSLHKPMFYFLAMLAVIDLVLSTTTVPKILSIFWFNSREISFNGCLVQMFFLHSFSILESALLLAMAFDRYVAICNPLRYATILTNSVIAKIGLAALSRAVLLMLPLPFLLRRLPYCRSHVISHCYCEHMAMVKLACADTRFNNVYGIIVTVFIVGLDLMFISLSYVKILRAVLSLASKEEQLKAFSTCGSHLCAILVFYIPVVLSSTVHRFGRHVAPHVHILLANFYLLFPPMMNPIVYGVKTKQIRIRVLLLFRGKSF; translated from the coding sequence ATGCTCCTGCAGGGCAACCTGTCAGCTCCCAATGGCTCAGGCTCTGATCCGTCCGTGTTCTTCCTGACGGGCATCCCGGGGCTGGAAGCTCTGCACCCCTGGatctccctccccttctgctcTATGTTCACCATGGCCCTTCTAGGAAACTGCACCCTCTTGTATGTTATCAAGACAGAGCCCTCCCTACACAAGCCCATGTTCTATTTCCTTGCCATGCTGGCCGTCATCGACCTGGTTTTATCCACCACCACCGTGCCGAAAatactgagcatcttctggtttaaTTCCAGGGAGATCAGCTTTAACGGCTGCCTGGTGCAGATGTTTTTCCTTCACTCGTTCTCCATCCTCGagtctgctctgctgctggccatggCCTTCGACAGGTACGTGGCCATTTGCAACCCCCTGCGGTATGCCACCATCCTGACCAATTCAGTGATAGCAAAGATCGGGCTGGCGGCTTTGTCCCGGGCTGTTCTGCTaatgctccctctgcccttcctcctCAGGAGGTTGCCCTACTGCAGGTCCCACGTCATCTCCCATTGCTACTGTGAGCACATGGCCatggtgaagctggcctgtgcTGACACTAGGTTCAATAACGTCTATGGGATCATCGTAACTGTCTTCATCGTGGGGCTGGATCTGATGTTCATCTCCCTATCGTATGTCAAGATCCTAAGGGCTGTCTTAAGCCTGGCATCCAAGGAAGAGCAGCTCAAGGCTTTCAGCACCTGTGGCTCCCACCTTTGTGCCATCTTAGTATTCTACATCCCCGTGGTCCTCTCCTCAACAGTACACAGGTTCGGGCGCCATGTCGCCCCACACGTACACATCCTGCTGGCCAATTTCTACCTCCTTTTTCCTCCCATGATGAACCCCATCGTGTACGGTGTGAAAACCAAACAGATTCGCATCCGAGTGCTTCTCCTGTTCCGAGGGAAAAGCTTCTAG
- the LOC128832187 gene encoding olfactory receptor 52K1-like produces MLLQGNLSAPNGTGSDPSVFFLTGIPGLEALHPWISIPFCSMFTMALVGNCTLLYVIKTEPSLHKPMFYFLAILAVIDLVLSTTTVPKILSIFWFNSREISFNACLVQMFFLHSFSTLESTLLLAMAFDRYVAICNPLRYATILTNSVIAKIGLATLARAVLLTFPLPFLVRRLPYCGSHVISHCYCEHMAVVKLACADTRFNNVYGIIVTVFIVGLDLMFISLSYVKILRAVLSLASKEEQLKSFGTCVSHLCAILVFYIPVVLSSTIHRFGRHVTPYVHILLANFYLLFPPMMNPIVYGVKTKQIRDRVLLLFRGKSF; encoded by the coding sequence ATGCTCCTGCAGGGCAACCTGTCAGCTCCCAATGGCACAGGCTCTGATCCGTCCGTGTTCTTCCTGACGGGCATCCCGGGGCTGGAAGCTCTGCACccctggatctccatccccttctgctcgATGTTCACCATGGCCCTTGTAGGAAACTGCACCCTCTTGTATGTTATCAAGACAGAGCCCTCCCTACACAAGCCCATGTTCTATTTCCTCGCCATACTGGCCGTCATCGACCTGGTTTTATCCACCACCACCGTGCCGAAAatactgagcatcttctggtttaaTTCCAGGGAGATCAGCTTTAACGCCTGCCTGGTGCAGATGTTTTTTCTTCACTCGTTCTCCACTCTGGAGTCTACTCTGCTGCTGGCCATGGCCTTCGACAGGTACGTGGCCATCTGCAACCCCCTGAGGTACGCCACCATCCTGACCAATTCAGTGATAGCAAAGATCGGGCTGGCGACTTTGGCCCGGGCTGTTCTGCTAACGTTCCCTCTGCCCTTCCTCGTCAGGAGGCTGCCCTACTGCGGGTCCCACGTCATCTCCCATTGCTACTGTGAGCACATGGccgtggtgaagctggcctgtgcTGACACCAGGTTCAATAATGTCTATGGGATCATCGTAACTGTCTTCATTGTGGGGCTGGATCTGATGTTCATCTCCCTATCATATGTCAAGATCCTAAGGGCTGTCTTAAGCCTGGCATCCAAGGAAGAGCAGCTCAAGTCTTTCGGCACCTGTGTTTCCCACCTTTGTGCCATCTTAGTATTCTACATCCCCGTGGTCCTCTCCTCAACAATACACAGGTTTGGGCGCCATGTCACCCCGTACGTACACATCCTGCTGGCCAATTTCTACCTCCTCTTTCCTCCTATGATGAACCCCATCGTGTACGGTGTGAAAACCAAACAGATTCGTGACCGGGTGCTTCTCCTGTTCCGAGGGAAGAGCTTCTAG